A single window of Bombyx mori chromosome 9, ASM3026992v2 DNA harbors:
- the LOC693087 gene encoding ribonuclease P (The RefSeq protein has 2 substitutions compared to this genomic sequence; stop codon completed by the addition of 3' A residues to the mRNA): MSSNGGFCDLSISKNYDIDKLHIIEKLGFNTIAINTCWEEGSDEPKKKKKKGDTREIKDFVPPPMDLPKDNNFQTKLNILQRITIEFSDSGIVHKLNRSENIKKYDIIAVIPKTLQAFQYACSSMDIDIISFETEGRIPFKVHRKLYKQAVDRGIFFEIMYSPIIRDSTARKNIISNAHVYHTVGKSKNIILTSGADNHMHIRSVNDIINLGFLLGLNHNESLEVVRNNTRRLILKTEGRKCGKHYMSFSPIENKINED; this comes from the coding sequence ATGTCCAGCAATTGGGGGTTCTGCGATTTATCAATTAGTAAAAACTACGATATCGACAAATTACATATAATTGAGAAACTTGGTTTTAACACGATAGCAATAAACACATGCTTGGAAGAAGGAAGCGATGAAcctaaaaagaagaaaaagaaaggaGACACTAGAGAGATTAAAGATTTCGTTCCTCCACCGATGGATTTACCAAAAGATAAcaattttcaaacaaaacttAACATACTGCAAAGGATTACTATAGAATTTTCAGATTCTGGAATCGTTCATAAATTAAATCGctctgaaaatataaaaaaatatgatattatagCTGTTATACCAAAAACATTACAAGCATTTCAGTATGCTTGTAGTTCTATGGATATCGATATTATTAGTTTCGAAACTGAAGGAAGAATACCCTTTAAAGTACATCGTAAACTTTATAAACAAGCTGTAGACAGGggtatattttttgaaataatgtACTCCCCTATTATTAGAGATTCCACAGCCCGAAAGAATATAATAAGCAATGCCCATGTTTACCACACTGTGGGGAAATCAAAGAATATAATCCTCACAAGTGGAGCTGACAATCACATGCATATCCGTAGTGTAAATGATATTATAAATTTGGGATTTCTGCTTGGCCTCAATCACAACGAGAGCTTAGAAGTTGTACGCAACAATACACGAAGATTGATTTTGAAAACTGAAGGGAGAAAATGCGGTAAACATTACATGTCATTCAGtcctatagaaaataaaattaatgaagatta